The following are encoded together in the Bubalus kerabau isolate K-KA32 ecotype Philippines breed swamp buffalo chromosome 3, PCC_UOA_SB_1v2, whole genome shotgun sequence genome:
- the TINAGL1 gene encoding tubulointerstitial nephritis antigen-like, whose product MWRRPLGLLLLLLLLLAGELGVGARRGRRRRELAPALHQRGIRDAGGRYCQEQDLCCRGRADDCALPYLGVTCYCDLFCNRTVSDCCPDFWDFCLGVPPPFPPIQGCMHKDRIYPVLGTYWDNCNRCTCHEKERWECDQEPCLVDEGMIKAINQGDYGWRAGNHSAFWGMTLDEGIRYRLGTVRPSSSVTNMNEIHTVLGPGEVLPRTFEASEKWPNLIHDPLDQGNCAGSWAFSTAAVASDRVSIHSLGHMSPVLSPQNLLSCDTHNQQGCRGGRLDGAWWFLRRRGVVSDHCYPFSGHGQDEAVPAPPCMMHSRAMGRGKRQATARCPNSYVHANDIYQVTPAYRLGSNEKEIMKELMENGPVQALMEVHEDFFLYQSGIYSHTPVSLGRPERYRRHGTHSVKITGWGEETLPDGKTIKYWTAANSWGPAWGERGHFRIVRGANECDIESFVLGVWGRVGMEDMGHH is encoded by the exons ATGTGGCGCCGTccactggggctgctgctgctgctgttgctgctgctggccGGCGAGTTGGGCGTGGGCGCCAGGCGGGGTCGTAGGCGCCGGGAGCTAGCACCCGCTCTGCACCAGCGTGGCATCCGGGACGCGGGGGGCCGGTACTGCCAGGAGCAGGACCTCTGCTGCCGCGGCCGCGCGGATGACTGCGCCCTGCCCTACCTGGGTGTGACCTGTTACTGTGACCTCTTCTGCAACCGCACCGTCTCCGACTGCTGCCCTGACTTCTGGGACTTCTGCCTTGGCGTGCCACCCCCCTTCCCCCCCATCCAAG GATGTATGCACAAGGATCGCATCTATCCAGTCTTGGGAACATACTGGGACAACTGTAACCGTTG TACCTGCCATGAGAAAGAGCGGTGGGAGTGTGACCAGGAACCATGCCTAGTGGACGAAGGCATGATCAAGGCCATCAACCAAGGCGACTATGG CTGGCGGGCTGGGAACCACAGTGCCTTCTGGGGCATGACCCTGGATGAGGGCATTCGCTACCGCCTAGGCACTGTCCGCCCATCTTCCTCTGTCACCAATATGAATGAGATTCAC ACAGTGCTGGGTCCAGGGGAGGTGCTGCCCAGAACCTTCGAGGCCTCTGAGAAGTGGCCCAACCTGATCCACGACCCTCTAGACCAGGGCAACTGTGCAGGCTCCTGGGCCTTCTCCACGGCAG CTGTGGCATCCGATCGAGTCTCAATCCATTCTCTGGGGCACATGTCACCTGTCCTGTCGCCCCAGAACCTGCTGTCCTGTGATACGCACAACCAGCAGGGTTGCCGTGGTGGGCGACTGGATGGTGCCTGGTGGTTCCTGCGCCGTCGAGG GGTTGTGTCTGACCACTGCTACCCGTTCTCCGGCCATGGGCAGGACGAGGCTGTCCCCGCACCCCCCTGCATGATGCACAGTCGGGCCATGGGTCGGGGCAAACGCCAGGCCACTGCGCGCTGCCCCAATAGCTATGTCCATGCCAATGACATCTACCAGGTCACTCCTGCCTACCGCCTCGGCTCCAAT GAGAAGGAGATCATGAAGGAGCTGATGGAGAATGGCCCTGTCCAAG CCCTCATGGAGGTGCATGAGGACTTCTTCCTATATCAGAGCGGTATCTACAGCCACACACCAGTGAGCCTCGGGAGGCCAGAGCGATACCGCCGGCATGGAACCCATTCGGTTAAGATCACAGG GTGGGGCGAGGAGACGCTGCCTGACGGGAAGACCATCAAGTACTGG ACGGCAGCCAACTCGTGGGGCCCGGCCTGGGGCGAGAGGGGCCACTTTCGCATCGTGCGCGGCGCCAACGAGTGCGACATCGAGAGCTTCGTGCTGGGCGTCTGGGGCCGCGTGGGAATGGAGGACATGGGACACCACTGA